From the Thermodesulfobacteriota bacterium genome, the window AACAATAAGCGACCTTATCGATTCCACAATAGGATCGAGTACTCCGAGGAGCAGAAGTGCGATTATTATGTAGAAACCGTATGGTTCCAACTTGATGAGCGTGTATTTTAGATCTCCAGAGACAAATCCCATAAGGATCTTTGAGCCATCAAGTGGTGGAATAGGGATGAGGTTAAAAGAGGCAAGAATGATATTGACCCGCGCAAAGTATGAGAGAACCAAATAAGGGACGGATCCAAAAGAAAAAGCCAGAACTTTTATGAGAAACAATGAGAAAAAGGCAAGTAGGATGTTTGTGAGTATTCCTGATGCGGAAACAAAGATCGTTGCCCATTTCGTGTCTCTAAGGCTATAAAAATTCACAGGAACCGGCTTTGCCCATCCGAATCCAAAAAGAAACAGAGTCAAAGTCCCTATTGGATCGAGATGTTTTAGCGGATTAAGCGTCAACCTTCCATACCACCTTTGGCTTCTGTCTCCCAGAACGTAGGCTGAATAGGCGTGGGCAACCTCGTGAAAGACGATCGCGTAGATAAGTGGGATTGAGAGGCAGAAGAAGGCTAGAGGGTTCTCGAAAAGCAGTTCTATAAGCACGCGTACTTTTGTACCACAGTACGGTTTTTCGTATCAAGTCGATTTTTTTAAGAAAAATCAACGAAAAAGACTTGCATATTTTGCAAAATTAGCTATATTAAGTGTTTACAGAGTGTGGCAAAGCCACAAAAAAAATGGATAAAGGAGGGGGTCTATGACAAAGGCAGAACTCGTAAGCAAAATGGCAGAAAGTGCAGGAATTACAAAAGCCGCTGCGAGTAAAGCCCTGGATGCATTTGTTGAGGCTGTAAAGTCGGCTTTAAAGAAGGAGGAAAAGGTTACTCTTGTCGGGTTTGGGACATTTAGCGTGGTAAAGAGGAAGGCAAGGAAGGGTAGAAACCCAAGAACCGGTAAGGAGATCAAAATACCTGCGCGGACTGTTCCTAAGTTCACAGCAGGAAAAGCTCTAAGAGAGGCTGTTTAGATGGTATCGGCCCCCCTTCGGGGGGCTTTGAGTTTCTCTACTAGTTGCCTTGCCAACTCGTCAGCGGATTCCCATGATCCTTTTTCTTTGATTTTCCCAAAAGTACTTCCATCCTGAGAACCAAAAAAAACGTAAAGGGTAAAAAAATCACCTTCCGATTCCACGTTAACTCCCAAAGGAACGTGACAACCTCCTCCTATGAGTTTCTGGATCTTTCTTTCAAGCTCAACTTCCTTCCACGTCTTTTCGTGGTTAATTCTACTTACAATGTCGAAAAACTCGGAATCTTCTCTCACTTCTATGCCGATTGCCCCTTGGCCAGCACACGGCACAAGAAGATCTTGGGGAATGATGGATTTGGCGTATCTTTCGAGTCCCAACCTTTTAAGTCCACAGTAGGCGAGGATAATTCCGTGTAAATTTTCGGTAGCTATTTTTTTTATCCTGGTTTCAACGTTACCCCTGATCGGTACAAATTGAACCTTGCCCAGAAGTCCAAGAAGTTGTACGGTTCGTCTTACACTGCTTGTGCCTATCTTCGAGTCTTCAGGAAGCTCAAAAAGGGTCTCGTAATTAAAGGAAACAAAGGCATCACGGGGATCATCCCTCTCTAAAACGGCTGCGATCTTTAAGCCATCTTTTAACTCTGTTGGAACGTCTTTCATACTATGTACAGCTATGTCTATTTCTTTGGCGATAAGAGCCTCTTCTATCTCCTTTATGAAGAAACCCTTTCCTTTTATTTCGTGCAATGGTTTGTCCCAGATAGTATCCCCTGTAGTCTTTATAACTTTTACCCTAACTTCTATGTCAGGATTTAGAGACTTTAGGGCTTCTATGGCGATTTCTGTCTGCTTTAAGGCAAGCCTACTCCCTCTCGTTCCTACAATAAGCCTCTTCTTCATTTTTTTCAAACCTAAAAAGCTTTTTTACCCTTTCTATCGTCTCAAAGTCCGGATTCCTCTTTACTAGCTCTATATAGGGATGCAAAAGCTTTTTTACTATGGACCGAGTAAGATAATCTAGAGTTTCGTAAAGAGCTTCGTTAGGGCTCTCAATTTTTTTTAGGGCCTTTTTAACCTCGTTCTTCCTCATAGTTTCTGCGTAATTTATCATATGGATTATTAAAGGCTTAGTATCGAAGTGGTCCAAAATGAGGGGAAGTTTTTTTGTTTCCTCCTCGATTATCTCTTTAGCCCTTTGAGCCTCATTCATCCTGTCCTTTAAATGTTTTTCCGAAAGTTCTTTAAGATCGTCTATGTTAAAAAGGTATACATTCTCGATATCATTCACATCCGGGTCAACATCCCTAGGCAGAGCTATGTCGATTATGAAGAGGGGCTTAAATTTCCTAATTCTCATAGCCTTAAGGACAGTCTCCTTTTTTAGGATAAACTCCTGGCTTCCGGTAGATGTGAGGATAAGATCAACCTCCGTAAGTAATCTTTCCATTTCGGAAAAAGGCAAAGCTTCTCCCACTATCTCTTCTGCGAGCTTTTTCGCATTTGAAAATGTCCTGTTAACGATGTAGACCTTTGCGATCCCTTCTTTTTTGAAATGCTTTAGCGCTATCTTTGTCATCTCTCCAGCGCCTATCGTCAGTATCTTTTTTTCCTTCAGATTTCCGAATATCTTTTTTGCCATCTCGCATGCCATGGAACTTACAGAAAGGGGATTATAACCGATCTTTGTTTCTGTTCTTACTCTTTTTGCCACACTAAATACCCGATGGAAGATTTTATTGGAGAAAAAACCAGTCGAATTGTTAAAAGTGGCAATCCTATAAGCTTCCTTGACCTGACCTAGAATCTGGGGTTCCCCTATTACCATGGAATCGAGTCCGCATGCGACAAATAAAAGATGCCTATACGCGTCTTCCCCATAAAGACGATACGTATGGTCGTTGAGAATCGATTCATCCACTTTTAAAAACTCCCTTAAAGAGTCTTTCACGAGGGCAAGCTCAACTTCCGGTTCTTCCGAAAAAAGGTAGACCTCCGTTCTGTTACAAGTTGAAAGAAAAACGACTTCCCTAATTCCCCTTCTTTTCAATTCGCTTGTAAGATCGCTTATTTTTTCTTCGTTAAGGTAAAACTTCTCCCTTATCTCTAGGGGTGCCGTTTTATGGTTGAGACCCAAAACTACTATCTGCATCAGAGGTACGAGTGCCTCCCTCCCATTAAGTAGTTAACCCCTAAAAAAGTTATGAGTATGCAGAGAAAGCCCAAGATCATAACGTAGGCAGTCTTTCTTCCCATCCAGCCCACTAGAAGCCTCCTGTGGATTAAAATTGCGTAAATAAGCCACGTAATAAGGGACCAGACCTCCTTTGGGTCCCAGCTCCAGTAGGAACCCCAGGCTAAACTAGCCCAAAGAGAACCCGTAATTATTCCGGTTGTTAGGAAAGGAAAACCTATCGATATGCACCTCACATTTATCCGATCAAGAAGTTCAAGGGAGGGTAGTTTTTTTATAAAGGGGGGAAGCCTTTTCTTTTTTATGTAGCTTTCAGTTATGAGGTAGAGAACAGAGACCATAAAGCTTGTGAAAAATACCGCGTGTCCAATAAATGAGAATATCGTGTGGATCGGTAGATAGTGACTTCTAAGGATGGGAGGGAGGGGTTTTATCTCGTGGGGAAGGAAGGTGGATATAATGAGGATTATAGAGATTGCGGGAAGAATAAAAGAACCAAGAACTTTCGCACTATAAGCATCCCTCAAAAAGATGAAGAAAGACCCAACTAAAAAGGCTAAAAAGGATAATGACTCATAAAGGTTAGTTATTGGAGTATAACCTGCTTCGATGTATCTCACAATGAGACTTAAAAAATGGACCGAAACCCCTCCCAAAAGGAAAAAGAACCCTTTTTTTTCTAGTGCCTCCCTTCCTAAAGCGAAGTATAAAAGGTAAAAAAATGTGGAGATGAGGTAAAAGACGAGAGAAGCGTAAAAAATGTAGATATTCATTCCTTATCCAACCCTGCTATTAACTCTTTTATCTTTTTCGTGCTCATATTTGCCAGTTCCTCGACAGTAAAGCCAGAAATCTTTTCGAATAGAAGCTTCCGCTTTTCTTCCTCCTTTACTTTACTTATGAGTTCTGCCCTCAATTTTCCTATCTTTGATAGGTATTTAACGTAATCTTTCGTTAAAAATTTTCCGATCTCTCGTTTTAGCCTTTTGGAGAGATGAGGAAGTTTACCCTGCGTAGATATAGCAATTACGATCGAGCCCCTCTTTACTATGGAAGGCATAATAAAATCGCAAAGGGATGGGTCATCAACTGAACTTACAAGAAGACCTCTTTCTTTCGCATCAAAGACCACCTTTTTATTAATTTCATTATCATTAGTTGCGGAAATCACAAAATCAACACCGTCCAAATCCTGAGGATCGTATTTTTTCTCTATAACCTCTATAAGTCCTTTGTTACCAAGTAGTCTGAGCCCTTTTCTTAGGTTGGGACTAACGACTTTTATTTTAGCTTTAAAACGTAATAGCATGCGTATCTTTCTTTCAGCAACTTTTCCTCCACCGACAATAAGAAATCTTTTACGTGAAAGGTCAAGAAAAAGAGGGAAGTACTTGAGCTCAGTATCTGATCTCAAAAGTGTTAAATTCTCCCTTGTACTCTTCCTTTTTTACCTCCACACTGTCAACAGATGCACCTGGCGGCCCTATCCAGCACCATTTTACGAGTTCATCTATGTCTTTGCTTTCTCCCTCGCATACGATCTCTACACTTCCGTCCCTTAAGTTTCTAACCCATCCTGTTATTTTGAGCTTTTGTGCCATCTTCATCGTGTTGTGCCTGAAAAAGACCCCTTGGACTATCCCTTTTACAATGATGTGGGCCCTCTCTTTCATTTGTTCTCGTCCAATTGATTTAAGAAGGGCGTTTCATTATAAATAACATAAAGGTTTTTCCAAAATCAAAAAACCGGGAGGAGAGCATGTACTTGGGTCTCGATATCGGTTCCATAAGCGTAAATGTGGTTGTGATGGACGACAAAAACGATATCGTATTCGAAAGGTACATTAGACATAAAGGAAGACCTTTGGAAGTCGCAAAAGAAGTAGTAAAACAAGCTATGAAAGATTACGATATAGACTTTATCTCCACAACGGGCACAGGCGCAAAGATCTTTGCCCAAAAGATAGGAGCCACATTCGTAAACGAAATTGTGGCTCTTTCCAAGTCTTTTAGCCGTCTATACCCACACATAAAGACGGTTATAGACATAGGCGGGGAGGATTCAAAACTGATAATTTTTGAAAGCGTAGATGGAAAGTTAAAGATAAAAGACTTTTCAATGAACACTTTATGTGCCGCCGGGACCGGTTCATTTTTAGACCAGCAGGCATCGAGACTTAAGCTTACGATAGAAGAGTTCGGAGATATAGCCCTAAAGTCGAAAAATCCTCCGAGGATAGCAGGAAGGTGTACAGTTTTTGCTAAAACTGACATGATCCACCTTCAACAGATCGCAACACCCGACTACGAGATCGTGGCCGGTCTTTGTTACGCATTGGCACGCAATTTCAAAGGTAACATAGCCAAAGGAAAGGACGTTGAAAAGCCTGTTGCGTTTGTTGGTGGAGTTGCGGCAAACAAGGGGATGATAAAAGCTATAAAGGACGTATTTTCACTTGAAGACGGAGATCTAATAATCCCTCAACACTTCACATCTATGGGTGCCATAGGAGCGGTTTTTGCGGTACTCGAAAATCTGTCCTTGAGGCAAGATTTTAAGGGTTTCGATGAGCTAGATGAGTATCTTAGATTGGAAATGGAAGGTGAGACCCAGGAAAGACTTTCAATATCTCAAGAGAATCTCAATGTCTCGTATGAGATAAAGCCAATTACGGAAAAGACAGAAGCTTACCTCGGTGTTGATGTGGGCTCAATAAGTACAAATCTTGTCGTAATAGACAAAGATAAAAACGTTCTAGCGAAAAGGTACCTTATGACTGAAGGAAGGCCCCTTGAGGCCGTAAAGAGGGGATTAAAAGAGATAGGCGAGGAGATAGGAGACAAGGTGATAATAGTTGGAGCTGGTACGACAGGTTCAGGAAGGTACCTTACCGCAGATTTTATCGGAGCGGACATAGTGAGAAACGAAATAACAGCACAAGCGGAGGCAGCGATAAACATAGACCCCGAGGTCGATACGATATTCGAGATTGGTGGTCAGGATTCAAAGTACATAAGCATAGACAGAGGGGTAATCGTAGACTTTGAAATGAATAAGGCCTGTGCTGCCGGAACAGGATCCTTCCTTGAAGAACAGGCAGAAAGGCTTGGCATATCGATAAAAGAGGAGTTTGGGAAACTAGCCTTAGAATCGAAAAATCCGGTAAAAATGGGTGAACGGTGCACGGTCTTTATTGAGTCCGATCTTGTCCATCATCAGCAGAAAGGAGCAAAAACGGAAGACCTAGTAAGCGGTCTTTCGTACTCAATAGTAAAGAACTACATAAACAAGGTCGTTGGGGATAGAAAAATAGGAAATAGGATATTCTTTCAGGGAGGGACAGCCTTTAACAAAGGGGTTGTGGCTGCCTTTGAGACTGTGCTTAAAAGGCCCATAAGGGTTCCCCCTCACCATGACGTGACAGGAGCAATAGGAGTTGCAATCCTTGCCATGAAAGAGCGTACATGGGAAAAGAGTTCATTTAAAGGGTTCGATTTGAGCAAAAGGAACTACGAGATCGAGACCTTCGAGTGTAAAGGATGTGAAAATCTCTGTGAGATAAGGAAGGTCAAGGTGGAGGGAGAATCACCTCTCTATTACGGAAGTAGGTGTGAGAAGTACGATGTTGTAAGAAGGACAAAAAAAGTGGAGATGAAGGACTACTTTAAGATCAGGGAGGAGCTACTCATAAAAACTTATGACAGAGAAAGTAGTGGAGAGCCTATCGGTGTTCCTTTGATTCTCTACTCTCACGAGTTCTTTCCTTTCTGGAAGGCTTTTCTCTCAGAGCTTGGGTTTTCGGTTGTTCCATCAGATCCGACAAACAAAAGGATAATAAGAGAAGGCGTGGAAAACGTGATCGTCGAGAGTTGTTTTCCGGTTAAACTTGCGCATGGACATGTCCTAAACCTCATAGAAAAAGGTGTAAAGACCATATTTTTGCCCAGTGTGATAAATATCAAGAGTCCTTCAAGAATAGTATCGAATACTTTTGTATGTCCGTACGCACAGTCCTTCCCTTACACTGTGAAAGGTTCCATCGATTTTGATGAAAAAGGGGTAAAGGTTCTAACTCCAGTTGTGTATTTCGGCCAGGGTGAGGATTTGACCCTTAAAAACCTCATCGATTTTGGAAAGAAGATAAAAAGATCAAAGAAAGATGTGAAGAGAGCATACGAAGTGGCAAAAAAAGTTCAGGATGAGTTTTATAAAAGATGCCTCAAGCTCGGTATGGAGTATCTCGAAATGCTAGGCGATGAAAAGATGGGAATGGTAATAATTGGAAGGCCGTACAATAGCTTCGATCCGGGAGCTAACCTGAATATCCATAGGAAGCTTATGGATCTTGGAGTTTTTCCGGTCCCGTATGATATGCTACCTATCCTTGAAGGTGCTGAAGATGATGAGGATCTCAAAGACATGTACTGGGGATACGGACAGAAGATCTTGAGGGCAGCAAAGTTTGTAAAAGAAAGGCAGAACCTTTACCCCATCTACATAACGAACTTCGGATGTGGCCCTGACTCATTCATCACCCATTTCTTCAAAAGGATCGTAGGTTCAAAGCCTTTTTTACAGCTGGAGATAGACGAACACAGCGCAGATGCGGGTATTATTACGAGACTGGAAGCTTTTTTGGATAGTATAAGGCACGCAAAGAGAAAAGAGAGTCAAACTGTGAAAAAGATTAGAGTATTTACGACCAATGGGAAAAGAAAGATATACATCCCCCATATGTGTGACCATTCTTATCCGTTTGCAAGTGCTTTTAGGGCTTGTGGGGTCGATGCAGAGGTTATGGAACCGTCCAATGAGGATACTTTGGTTTTAGGTAGGAAATTCACGTCTGGCAGGGAATGTTATCCATGCATTTTAACAACCGGTGATATGGTAAAAACCGCCTTAAGGGAAGACTTTGACCCCAAAAGGAGCGCGTTTTTTATGCCCTCGGGAGGTGGTCCGTGCAGGTTCGGTCAGTACCATAGATTCCATAGGCTTGTCTTAGACGAGTTAGGCTTTGAAGATGTTCCTATCTACGCTCCAAATCAGGATCATAGGTTTTACCAGGAATTGAACATAATGGGAAAGAAGTTCAAAAGGCTAGGCTGGAAGGCAATTGTTTCTGTGGATCTTATGACAAAACTTCTTCATGAGATAAGGCCTAGAGAGATAAATAAAGGAGAGGCGGACAGGGTTTATAAGGAATGCCTTGAGAAGGTTTGCCGCTCCATAGAAAGGGACGCCATAGACTTTATGGAGGTTTTACAAGATGTTCTAAGAGCCATGCTTTCAGTCCCAAGATACAATGACGAAAGGCCGATCGTTGGAATAGTCGGAGAGATATACGTAAGACAGAACGCTTTCAGTAACAGCGAGATAGTGAAGAAGGTGGAAGAATATGGAGGAATAGCTTGGCTTGCCCCGATTACAGAATGGATCTCCTACATAAACCACATGGGAAAGAAGAAGGCTTTAAGGTTTAAAAGTTATTCGAGCCTTTTTAGCATCCTACTTACCGAGTATTTCCAGAAAAAGGATGAACATGAGATGGAAAGGATCTTCCTAGAGCATATAAGCTATGGGAAAGAGCCCGAAATAGAGAGCATCCTAAAGAAGGCGAGTCCGTACATACACGAGAGTTTTGAGGGTGAGGCTATCCTTACGGTTGGAAAATCGATAGACTTTATAGAGAAGGGTGTTTCCGGAATAATCAATGCAATGCCTTTTACGTGTATGCCAGGCACTATATCGAGTGCGATTATGAGACTTATTCAGAAAAGATACGGAGTTCCAGTTTTGAACATAGCTTTTGATGGTCAAGGCCTGTCAAACATAAATACGAGGATTGAAGCATTCATGTATCAGGTTTGGGAACACTTCGAAAGAAAGAAGCTCAAAACGAGACTTTAAATTCTTCTAGGCCTTCTTGAGCTTTAAGTTGTGAAAGTAAATCACTGTAGCTAGGAGAGCCCATAAAGGCCTTTGTGTAGATCTTTCCTTTTTCAACTCCGGGCTGATCGAAGGGGTTAATTCCTAAAAGTTCGCCGAAAAGTACGATCGCCATCTCGAAAAGGTAAAATAAAGCGCCGATTGTCTCGCAAGATACATTATCGAGATCTATCTCTAATACTGGTACTCCTGCCTCACTGGCAGAGAGTTTTGTGGCCTTAAATTCAGAGAGAAAGAGTTGGCCAAATGTTCTACCGGAAAGATAATTAAGCTCATCCACGTAGGGGAAACTCATAGGAATGGGCAGATCTATAGACGGTGCAAAGATAAAGATCAAGAATTTATCTTTGGGTCCTCCCACGTAGAGTTGAAGCTGGGAATGTTGGTCAGTCACACCCCTTGCCAAAAGTGGGGTGGGCCCTTTTCCGTCTTTACCTAAGCTTTCGGCCTCAAGCTGCCTAAACCACTCTGAAAAACCGTAAAGCCTGTCACAGTAAGGCATCATCACGTGGATCTTCTTCCCCTTTTTATCCATGAGGTAAAGAAGAGCGCAAAGGAGAAGGCCAATATTCTTTTCCCCATTTGACCCTTTTATATGTTCGGCCATCTTTTTTGCACCGAGAAGAATGCTTTCGACATCTAGACCCAAAAGTAAAGAAGGAAACATACCAACGGGACTTAGAACGGAAAACCTACCACCCACATCTTCCGGAACAGAAAGGGTAAAAAGTCTTTCTTCATCGGCGATTCTCTTTAAAGATCCCCTTTTTTTGTCTGTTATCACGACTATCCTATTTTTTAGATCGGGAAGATCCTCAAGCAGCTTAAAAAAGAACATAAATTGAGTTAGTGTCTCCGGGGTTTCTCCCGACTTACTGATCACAATAAGGATCGTTTTTTCTTTATTTAGGAGTTCTGCAACCGTTTTTATCGTGAGAGGGTCTATGTTGTCCAAAATCCAGTATCTTGGTTTTTTTAAATAATTGTGATAAGGACTCAGAAGGGCATTGAATATAGCGTAGGCACCTAGGGCAGAACCTCCTATCCCCAAAAGAAGAATATCTTCTATTTGTCCATTTTTAATCTCATCTGCCTTCTGCTTCATCTCGTAGAGCTCGTATTTCTCAAAGGGAAGCCTCATAAAGGGATAGGGATTTTCGTGTAGTTTTTCGTTTAGGATTTCAAGTCTACTTATCGTTTGTGCAAGCTCCTCCTCCGAGACTCCAGAAGGGTTTTTTCTTTTTAGGCAGTAAGTGTAGTCTAGATGAATCATGTTACTCGAGAAATATTCCCATTCTTTTAAATTTCTCGTATCTTCTTTCCTTTAGCTCTTCAGGTGGAATGTTCGTCAATTCTTGAAGGTGGGCCTGGATAGCCTCTTTTGTGTTCATAAAAGTTTCACTCCAATTTCTGTGGGCTCCTCCAAAAGGTTCTTTGACTATTTGATCCACGACTTTAAGTTCGTAAAGGTCCTGGGCGGTCAACTTTAAAGATGAAGCAGCCTGGTGTGCTTTTGTCCCGTCCCTCCAAAGGATGGCAGCACACCCTTCAGGGGATATAACGGAGTAAATCGAGTTTTCGAGCATAAGAATCCTATCGGCGACCCCAATAGCCAATGCTCCACCGCTTCCTCCCTCACCTATAACTACGCTAACTATGGGTATCTCGAGGGTAAACATGAAATATATGCTTGAGGCGATCGCCTCTGCCTGTCCCCTTTCCTCTGCCCCCACACCCGGATAAGCTCCCGGTGTATCGATAAACGTGATGAGAGGTTTCTTCCACCTGTTTGCCAAATCCATTATTCTTATCGCTTTTCTATATCCTTCTGGGTGGGCCATTCCGAAATTCCTATAGGCCATCTCTTTTATGTCCCTTCCCTTTTGGTGTCCGAGAAAAGCAACAGATCTTCCGTTAAACTTCCCAAAACCACCTACTAGTGCGGGATCGTCTTTAAACTTTCTATCTCCATGAATTTCGAAATAATCGTTAAAAAGGTTACTTACGTAATCGAGAGTTCTTGGTCTATTGAGATGTCTTGAAATCTGGGTCTTCTGCCAGGGAGAGAGATCACTGTAAATCTCTTTTTCGAGTTTTGCTATTTTCCGCTCTAAGCTCCTTATCTCTTTTGCAAAGTGAGGATCGTTAGGGTCGTGAAACTTTCTTATCTCCTCTAGCCTGGCCTCAAGCGGTTTTAATTTCATCTCAAAATCGAGGTAGTGTTTCATGGAGAAACCTTATATGTTACACCAAAAGGAAAATATCTTTTTAAGATTTCAAGTCGCTCAGGATTTATCTTCAAATTTTCTACTCTTATGCTTCTTTCTTCTCCATTTTCAAGAAAGTGAATGTGAAGCTCAGAATCGCCTCTGATTGTAAAAAGGACATCTTTAAGCCTTTTTAGATCTTCTTTTTTTACAAAATTGCAATCGATAGATATATGCACCTTTTTGGTGGGACCGTTCCGTGGAAGTTCAAAAGAGCTCACGTTCTTGGCCCTTAACTTTACCACATCGTTTTCGCCTTTTTCTACTGTTCCCAGAACCACGATTGGTTTATCATCCCTCAAAAGATGGGAAACTTTTTGCAAAAGGTCAGGAAAGACTACAACTTCCACCATCCCCTTGGTGTCTTCCAAGGTAATGTATGCCATCTTTTCACCTTTTTTCGTCTTTATCTCCCTTAAAGTATTGACTATACCCACAAGTTTCACCTCATGGTCCTCTAATTCCTCGATCTCCTTAAGTTTCTGAGTATCGTAAGGCGTGATGTTTTTTATGAGTTCTGTGTAGGAACTCAAAGGATGTTCGGAAAAGTAAAATCCAAAAGCCTCTTTTTCGCCAAATAGTATCTCCTCTCTAGAGAGTTCCTCTATGTCCGGGATCGGCATAAAATGCATATCCCGCATATCGTCAAATATGGAGGGCTGTTTTTGCTTTTCGCTCTCCCTCTGGGATAGCTCGGACCTCTGGCTCAAAATGTAAAGTATTTGGGAGCGCCTAAGCCCAAAGGAATCAAAACATCCTGCCTTTGCAAGACTTTCCAAAACTTTTTTGTTTACCTTTCTCGAATCAACAATTGCGAGAAACTGCATAAGGGACTCAAACCTTCCAACCTTCTTTCTCGTCTCCAAAATGTTCTCTATTGCCGCATCTCCGACATTTTTGATACCTTCAAGTCCATATCTTATCATCCCGTCCTTTACGGTAAACGATCTATCACTCTCATTTATGTCAGGCGGTAGGACCTTGATACCCTGTTCTCGACACTCCGTTATGTACCTTAGCATGTTATCCGTGTTCGTGACCTCGCTTGTGAGAAGGGCAGCCATAAAGTATGTTGGATAATGGGCCTTAAGGTACGCGGTCTGATAAGCCACAAGTGCATAAGCTGCACTGTGAGACTTGTTAAATCCGTATTCTCCGAATCTCAAAATAACGTCGTATATTCTTTCTGCCACATCCTTTTGAACCCCGTTTCTAAGACAGCCCTCTAGAAAACTTTCCCTGTAGTTCTTTAATTCTTCCGGAATCTTCTTGCTTATAGCCTTCCTTAAAGCGTCGGCCTCCTTCATTGAAAAGCCGGCAAGCTCGGAAGCCATCCTCATTATCTGTTCCTGGTAGACTATAACTCCGTAGGTGTCGCTCAGAATAGGTCTTAGCTTTTCCACCTCAAAAGTGATAAGGGCAGGGTTATTCTTCCTCTTTATGAACTCTTCGATCATTCCGCTTGTAAGGGGGCCTGGTCTGTATAAGGCTATAAGCGCTATTATGTCTTCAAACTTTGAAGGCCTGAGTCTCACAAGAAGCTCCCTCATCCCTCTACTTTCAAGCTGGAACACCCCTGATGTGTTTCCCGACGATAGTAACTCGTATGTCTTTTTATCATCAAGGGGGATCTTGGAGATGTCAAGGTCTATGCCGTTTTCTTTTAACATTTTAACTACTGTGTCTATTATCGTGAGGGTCTTAAGTCCTAAAAAGTCGAACTTAACAAGCCCTATCTTTTCGAT encodes:
- a CDS encoding acyl-CoA dehydratase activase, whose amino-acid sequence is MYLGLDIGSISVNVVVMDDKNDIVFERYIRHKGRPLEVAKEVVKQAMKDYDIDFISTTGTGAKIFAQKIGATFVNEIVALSKSFSRLYPHIKTVIDIGGEDSKLIIFESVDGKLKIKDFSMNTLCAAGTGSFLDQQASRLKLTIEEFGDIALKSKNPPRIAGRCTVFAKTDMIHLQQIATPDYEIVAGLCYALARNFKGNIAKGKDVEKPVAFVGGVAANKGMIKAIKDVFSLEDGDLIIPQHFTSMGAIGAVFAVLENLSLRQDFKGFDELDEYLRLEMEGETQERLSISQENLNVSYEIKPITEKTEAYLGVDVGSISTNLVVIDKDKNVLAKRYLMTEGRPLEAVKRGLKEIGEEIGDKVIIVGAGTTGSGRYLTADFIGADIVRNEITAQAEAAINIDPEVDTIFEIGGQDSKYISIDRGVIVDFEMNKACAAGTGSFLEEQAERLGISIKEEFGKLALESKNPVKMGERCTVFIESDLVHHQQKGAKTEDLVSGLSYSIVKNYINKVVGDRKIGNRIFFQGGTAFNKGVVAAFETVLKRPIRVPPHHDVTGAIGVAILAMKERTWEKSSFKGFDLSKRNYEIETFECKGCENLCEIRKVKVEGESPLYYGSRCEKYDVVRRTKKVEMKDYFKIREELLIKTYDRESSGEPIGVPLILYSHEFFPFWKAFLSELGFSVVPSDPTNKRIIREGVENVIVESCFPVKLAHGHVLNLIEKGVKTIFLPSVINIKSPSRIVSNTFVCPYAQSFPYTVKGSIDFDEKGVKVLTPVVYFGQGEDLTLKNLIDFGKKIKRSKKDVKRAYEVAKKVQDEFYKRCLKLGMEYLEMLGDEKMGMVIIGRPYNSFDPGANLNIHRKLMDLGVFPVPYDMLPILEGAEDDEDLKDMYWGYGQKILRAAKFVKERQNLYPIYITNFGCGPDSFITHFFKRIVGSKPFLQLEIDEHSADAGIITRLEAFLDSIRHAKRKESQTVKKIRVFTTNGKRKIYIPHMCDHSYPFASAFRACGVDAEVMEPSNEDTLVLGRKFTSGRECYPCILTTGDMVKTALREDFDPKRSAFFMPSGGGPCRFGQYHRFHRLVLDELGFEDVPIYAPNQDHRFYQELNIMGKKFKRLGWKAIVSVDLMTKLLHEIRPREINKGEADRVYKECLEKVCRSIERDAIDFMEVLQDVLRAMLSVPRYNDERPIVGIVGEIYVRQNAFSNSEIVKKVEEYGGIAWLAPITEWISYINHMGKKKALRFKSYSSLFSILLTEYFQKKDEHEMERIFLEHISYGKEPEIESILKKASPYIHESFEGEAILTVGKSIDFIEKGVSGIINAMPFTCMPGTISSAIMRLIQKRYGVPVLNIAFDGQGLSNINTRIEAFMYQVWEHFERKKLKTRL
- a CDS encoding glucose-6-phosphate isomerase, with translation MIHLDYTYCLKRKNPSGVSEEELAQTISRLEILNEKLHENPYPFMRLPFEKYELYEMKQKADEIKNGQIEDILLLGIGGSALGAYAIFNALLSPYHNYLKKPRYWILDNIDPLTIKTVAELLNKEKTILIVISKSGETPETLTQFMFFFKLLEDLPDLKNRIVVITDKKRGSLKRIADEERLFTLSVPEDVGGRFSVLSPVGMFPSLLLGLDVESILLGAKKMAEHIKGSNGEKNIGLLLCALLYLMDKKGKKIHVMMPYCDRLYGFSEWFRQLEAESLGKDGKGPTPLLARGVTDQHSQLQLYVGGPKDKFLIFIFAPSIDLPIPMSFPYVDELNYLSGRTFGQLFLSEFKATKLSASEAGVPVLEIDLDNVSCETIGALFYLFEMAIVLFGELLGINPFDQPGVEKGKIYTKAFMGSPSYSDLLSQLKAQEGLEEFKVSF
- a CDS encoding acetyl-CoA carboxylase carboxyltransferase subunit alpha is translated as MKHYLDFEMKLKPLEARLEEIRKFHDPNDPHFAKEIRSLERKIAKLEKEIYSDLSPWQKTQISRHLNRPRTLDYVSNLFNDYFEIHGDRKFKDDPALVGGFGKFNGRSVAFLGHQKGRDIKEMAYRNFGMAHPEGYRKAIRIMDLANRWKKPLITFIDTPGAYPGVGAEERGQAEAIASSIYFMFTLEIPIVSVVIGEGGSGGALAIGVADRILMLENSIYSVISPEGCAAILWRDGTKAHQAASSLKLTAQDLYELKVVDQIVKEPFGGAHRNWSETFMNTKEAIQAHLQELTNIPPEELKERRYEKFKRMGIFLE